From a region of the Sporosarcina ureilytica genome:
- a CDS encoding acyl-CoA dehydrogenase family protein, translating to MDFSFTKKEEKFRMELRNWLEKNLPGGWIEGKRDLPEKLDEYSRFLRDWQKKLYDGGWAAIAWPKEYGGRDASLMEEIIYHQEMVRVKAPPLINYIGIHMVGPTLIDVGTEEQKEKYLKKILTGEEIWCQGYSEPNAGSDLTAISTRAVKDGDHWRINGQKVWTSFGHVADKCFLLARTSNHPEKKHRGITVFLVDMDQPGVETLPIVQMDGRKDFNEVYLTDAVASDEDIVGELDAGWRVLIALMLHERTGIGAELFTLERQFNETVELTKQYKINGQPLIKNPLIRQKMANFYARVRGSLLNYYRNLTTMMKSGHPGPESSIDKLVVSELNKELAAFAIEIQGHQGVLWEEDAPHNPKWQNLFLSSFGQTIGGGTSEVQRNTIGERVLGLPKDMGR from the coding sequence ATGGATTTTTCCTTTACTAAGAAAGAAGAAAAATTTCGAATGGAATTACGAAATTGGTTAGAAAAAAATCTTCCGGGAGGCTGGATTGAAGGAAAAAGAGACTTGCCGGAAAAGCTTGATGAATACTCACGTTTTTTAAGGGATTGGCAAAAGAAATTATATGATGGCGGCTGGGCAGCAATCGCATGGCCAAAAGAGTACGGCGGAAGAGACGCTAGTTTGATGGAAGAAATTATTTACCATCAAGAAATGGTAAGAGTGAAAGCGCCGCCTTTAATTAATTATATCGGTATTCATATGGTTGGGCCTACTTTGATTGATGTCGGTACTGAAGAACAAAAGGAAAAGTATTTAAAGAAAATATTAACCGGGGAAGAAATATGGTGCCAAGGTTACTCAGAACCGAATGCCGGATCAGATTTAACTGCCATTAGTACAAGGGCGGTTAAAGATGGCGACCACTGGCGGATTAATGGTCAAAAAGTGTGGACTAGTTTTGGACATGTGGCAGATAAATGTTTTTTATTAGCAAGAACGAGCAATCATCCTGAAAAGAAACACCGCGGCATTACCGTGTTTTTAGTAGATATGGATCAGCCAGGAGTAGAAACGCTACCAATCGTTCAAATGGATGGGCGCAAGGATTTCAATGAAGTGTATTTAACAGATGCTGTTGCTTCCGATGAAGACATTGTCGGGGAATTAGATGCAGGGTGGCGTGTGTTGATTGCGTTAATGTTACATGAACGAACAGGCATCGGAGCTGAACTATTTACATTGGAAAGACAATTTAATGAGACGGTTGAACTAACGAAACAATATAAAATCAATGGGCAGCCATTAATAAAAAATCCACTTATTAGACAGAAGATGGCAAACTTTTATGCGCGTGTTCGCGGCTCTTTATTAAATTACTATCGAAACTTAACAACAATGATGAAGAGCGGGCACCCTGGACCGGAAAGTTCGATTGATAAGTTAGTAGTGAGTGAGCTAAATAAAGAGCTAGCTGCATTTGCGATAGAAATTCAAGGCCATCAAGGCGTTTTGTGGGAAGAAGACGCTCCTCATAATCCGAAATGGCAAAATTTATTTCTTTCTTCTTTTGGTCAAACGATTGGCGGAGGGACGAGTGAAGTTCAACGAAATACGATTGGAGAGAGAGTATTAGGTTTGCCTAAGGATATGGGGCGTTAA
- a CDS encoding acyl-CoA dehydrogenase family protein — MDFSLTEEQEMFRGHIRKMLDKFEGTQIARDMIDDNPERLKEVYNTLVELGCTAINIPEEYGGLDLQSLDLVPTYEELGRSLVPGLFLETMALVVPIIKKYGTPAQKQKYLSEIATGEKSVSFATLEPFNDFSPKGIQCFLEKENGHYVLNGTKILVPEAELADAFLLLVRTSKDYEEDGLSLVLIDNVNELTIERQASFDEAKHVARIEFNQLLIEDEQILGDINKGWSILQEGLLHFNAALSSYMVGAMESVVTMAAEYAKIREQFGQPIGRFQAIKHSIVDMKVNLEIARSLSYYANWVLETNEEDREASVYSARFTATEKFIEAASHNIQIHGGIGFTEEIDCHLYLKRARYYHQYLGSTTFYQKKVIDSLGWLNEEDIECKKLMSTVK, encoded by the coding sequence ATGGACTTTTCATTAACAGAAGAGCAAGAGATGTTTCGAGGGCATATTCGAAAAATGTTGGATAAATTCGAGGGCACACAAATTGCTCGAGACATGATTGACGATAACCCAGAAAGGCTAAAAGAAGTATATAATACGCTAGTGGAATTAGGATGTACTGCTATTAATATTCCTGAGGAGTACGGCGGATTAGATTTACAATCACTTGATTTAGTTCCAACGTATGAAGAATTAGGTCGCTCACTGGTACCTGGGTTGTTTTTAGAGACGATGGCCCTCGTTGTTCCGATTATTAAAAAATACGGCACACCAGCTCAAAAACAAAAATATTTGTCTGAAATCGCGACTGGAGAAAAATCAGTATCCTTTGCAACGCTAGAACCATTTAATGATTTTTCACCGAAAGGCATTCAGTGTTTTTTAGAAAAAGAAAACGGTCATTACGTATTAAATGGGACAAAAATTCTAGTGCCCGAAGCGGAATTGGCGGATGCATTCTTATTGTTAGTTCGTACAAGTAAAGACTATGAAGAAGACGGTTTGTCATTAGTTTTAATCGACAATGTAAATGAACTGACGATAGAAAGACAAGCGTCTTTTGATGAAGCAAAACATGTAGCGCGAATTGAGTTTAACCAATTATTAATAGAAGATGAGCAAATTTTAGGCGATATAAATAAAGGATGGTCAATATTACAGGAAGGATTGCTGCATTTCAATGCAGCGCTCAGTTCTTATATGGTAGGAGCGATGGAAAGTGTCGTTACGATGGCCGCAGAATATGCAAAAATCCGCGAACAATTCGGCCAGCCTATCGGTCGTTTCCAGGCAATTAAACATAGCATTGTTGACATGAAAGTGAATTTAGAAATAGCCCGTTCTTTAAGCTATTATGCAAATTGGGTTTTAGAAACAAACGAGGAAGATCGTGAGGCTTCAGTGTACAGTGCTCGCTTCACTGCGACTGAAAAGTTTATAGAGGCAGCTTCGCATAACATTCAAATACATGGCGGAATAGGCTTCACAGAAGAAATTGATTGTCATCTATATTTAAAGCGGGCTCGTTATTATCATCAATATTTAGGCTCTACAACTTTCTATCAAAAAAAAGTTATCGATTCATTAGGTTGGCTAAACGAGGAGGATATTGAATGCAAAAAATTAATGAGTACCGTCAAGTAA
- a CDS encoding aldehyde dehydrogenase family protein, producing MQKINEYRQVKEYFNIVNGEVSKPKDGKMTNSIDPATGEAWAKIPLSKEADAEQVIQAARGAFEDWSSLPARARGDYLRKIGDMIPQHTTELLTLETRNNGWVLDEYAYLGEVLKQIWYDAAGAASLIGSQGRTVQMGVGNFGFTLRKPYGVVVGILPWNAPLFTFTIKAAYALAAGNTVIIKPSESAAVGSLRYGELLSQILPPGVINVISGSGREIGDYLVGHKEVNKVSLTGSKTTAEMITKATAHMPKSLIFELGGKSPNIVFEDANLDQAVQGVIGGIYTRNAGQICVAGSRVLIQRSIYDEVIARVKQFMTDKEFVKFGDTLNTSTTMGPIANSAQYERVCSYIDDATKDGGEIVFGGRYGGETLLPNEAKYANGYWVEPTLVKVENNEHKLCREEIFGPVAVAIPFDTEEEAIQIANDTNFGLAAGVWTRDVGKAHRLIDKLQAGNVWVNTYGMVGVDLPFGGVKESGYGTDSILEYTYEKACVINIS from the coding sequence ATGCAAAAAATTAATGAGTACCGTCAAGTAAAAGAATATTTTAACATTGTAAACGGTGAAGTTAGTAAGCCAAAAGATGGAAAGATGACAAATAGTATTGATCCGGCAACTGGAGAAGCCTGGGCGAAGATCCCTTTAAGCAAAGAAGCCGACGCGGAACAAGTAATACAAGCAGCACGTGGCGCATTTGAAGACTGGTCTAGTTTACCTGCCCGAGCACGTGGCGATTATTTACGTAAAATTGGGGATATGATTCCACAACATACAACGGAATTGCTTACTCTGGAAACTAGAAATAATGGCTGGGTATTGGATGAATATGCTTACTTGGGTGAAGTATTAAAGCAAATCTGGTATGACGCGGCAGGCGCAGCATCACTTATAGGAAGCCAAGGCCGAACTGTTCAAATGGGAGTTGGGAATTTTGGTTTTACATTGCGCAAACCATATGGTGTAGTCGTAGGGATTTTGCCTTGGAATGCACCATTATTCACATTCACAATAAAGGCAGCTTATGCGTTAGCGGCTGGAAATACTGTAATCATTAAACCTTCTGAGAGTGCAGCCGTTGGGTCATTAAGATACGGCGAGTTGCTGTCACAAATTTTACCACCTGGCGTGATCAATGTCATTTCAGGGTCAGGGAGAGAAATTGGTGATTATTTAGTCGGACATAAAGAAGTAAATAAAGTGAGTTTAACAGGTTCAAAGACAACCGCAGAAATGATCACAAAAGCAACTGCACATATGCCAAAATCATTAATTTTTGAACTAGGAGGAAAATCTCCAAACATTGTTTTTGAGGATGCTAATCTCGATCAAGCAGTTCAAGGAGTAATCGGCGGAATTTACACGCGTAATGCGGGTCAAATATGTGTTGCCGGTTCAAGAGTGCTTATTCAACGTTCTATTTATGATGAAGTAATTGCGCGTGTTAAACAATTTATGACGGATAAAGAATTCGTGAAATTTGGTGACACATTAAATACAAGTACGACAATGGGACCGATTGCGAATTCGGCACAGTATGAGCGTGTTTGTTCTTATATTGACGATGCCACAAAAGATGGCGGTGAAATTGTATTTGGGGGCAGATATGGCGGTGAGACGCTGTTGCCGAATGAAGCGAAATATGCGAACGGTTACTGGGTAGAACCAACATTAGTTAAGGTAGAAAATAATGAACACAAACTTTGCCGTGAAGAAATTTTTGGTCCAGTAGCTGTCGCAATTCCGTTTGATACTGAAGAAGAAGCCATTCAAATTGCCAATGATACAAACTTCGGTCTTGCTGCAGGAGTTTGGACGCGGGATGTGGGAAAAGCTCATCGCTTAATAGATAAATTGCAAGCCGGGAATGTATGGGTTAATACGTACGGAATGGTAGGTGTCGACTTGCCATTTGGCGGTGTGAAAGAAAGTGGATACGGAACGGACTCGATTCTAGAATACACTTATGAAAAAGCTTGTGTCATTAATATAAGTTAA
- a CDS encoding MFS transporter: protein MNASIIDDKSINRGFYFISFGAFFIMLSLSTHLPAYPHMLQEFNLTPGYAVWMQLGLAVGLTGFQPLLGWIGDSYGLKLVLIIGGIFMVIGSLLVALSFSFWVLVLGLFFKGVSGAAIAPSGIAYAGKFMEGERRGKAIGTFMAFVTIGALFGPVISGSIVDGISWQGSFVFTAILGAIAIAIFNFVPRAKVDKRKKLDILGLVFVIVLLLGLLTVPTFINSFGFSSGKWIPSLVVFLVALVLLIVVEKKQKEPLLDIEYVANRSFWVPTSLVVFIFLGYSGVMYLLTFFVQNVQGKPATTVGLLQMAIFLGTSIAAFISGRILKYFSARVIIGTAILLFSTGIIMLSFVNLNTPFSYLFVAMSFIGLGGGFKTPAIKGIIVSKAATDRMNVVTFTNTVIENIAQRLGASFALVAFGIFSANGNNVQAMANTSWIIMGFIAISLLFLPLIPRSIHGIHESDELPDTTIEPTLLKQKEVGKMIE from the coding sequence ATGAATGCATCTATCATTGATGACAAATCGATTAACCGAGGTTTTTATTTTATAAGCTTTGGCGCGTTTTTTATCATGTTGAGTTTATCGACACATCTACCTGCATATCCGCATATGTTGCAAGAGTTTAATTTGACACCAGGTTATGCAGTGTGGATGCAATTGGGGTTGGCGGTCGGACTAACTGGTTTTCAACCTTTACTAGGATGGATAGGTGACTCTTATGGATTAAAGTTAGTCCTTATAATTGGCGGAATCTTTATGGTGATTGGTTCTTTATTAGTTGCATTATCTTTTTCTTTTTGGGTGTTAGTTCTCGGTTTGTTTTTTAAAGGTGTTTCTGGAGCGGCAATTGCTCCATCTGGAATTGCATACGCTGGAAAGTTTATGGAAGGTGAACGAAGAGGAAAAGCAATCGGTACTTTTATGGCTTTTGTGACGATTGGCGCACTATTTGGTCCAGTTATAAGCGGATCGATTGTTGACGGAATTAGTTGGCAGGGGAGCTTTGTGTTTACTGCTATACTTGGCGCTATAGCGATTGCTATATTTAATTTTGTACCGCGTGCAAAAGTAGATAAGCGTAAAAAGCTAGACATTTTAGGTTTGGTTTTTGTAATTGTATTGTTGTTAGGTTTATTGACAGTCCCAACTTTCATTAATAGTTTTGGTTTTTCATCGGGTAAATGGATTCCATCACTAGTTGTATTCTTAGTAGCTTTAGTTTTATTAATAGTCGTGGAGAAAAAACAAAAAGAGCCGTTGCTTGATATTGAATATGTCGCGAATCGCAGCTTTTGGGTCCCTACATCGCTCGTTGTTTTTATATTTTTAGGGTACTCGGGCGTGATGTATTTATTAACATTCTTTGTGCAAAACGTCCAAGGAAAACCTGCCACGACAGTTGGTTTGTTACAGATGGCCATTTTTCTTGGAACTTCCATAGCGGCTTTTATTAGCGGGAGAATACTAAAATACTTTTCTGCGCGAGTCATCATTGGAACAGCTATATTACTATTCTCAACAGGAATCATTATGTTAAGTTTTGTAAATCTTAACACACCATTCTCTTATTTATTTGTTGCGATGAGTTTTATAGGTCTAGGAGGAGGCTTTAAGACGCCTGCTATTAAAGGAATAATCGTATCCAAAGCTGCAACGGATCGTATGAATGTGGTTACATTTACGAATACAGTTATTGAAAATATCGCACAAAGACTAGGTGCTTCTTTTGCGCTAGTTGCATTCGGTATTTTTAGCGCAAACGGAAATAACGTGCAAGCGATGGCAAATACATCATGGATTATAATGGGGTTTATCGCTATCTCTTTATTGTTCCTTCCGTTGATACCTCGGTCTATACACGGAATTCATGAGAGCGATGAACTACCTGATACAACGATTGAGCCGACTTTATTGAAACAAAAAGAAGTAGGCAAGATGATTGAGTGA
- a CDS encoding helix-turn-helix domain-containing protein: MYGILSNENDRKNNTEILASKINDFQIIVLYDRQPNHFDFNYLVNFPSENLKRKLESNIILPSINIKSETFIVWQEAYEENIDLFYNLRINARNEMLRRITEFMVAKFFSTNENYLNPLLKNKPTLKWDMLNKLFVKYETMLSNNTRLNDEKSWEGFSEWFKDYLLYNVIDEMIQMFGYEWLATIDREELNQLFFQKMNKNFSANNSFMNEFTNVVNLYTEKWISETVIMSELENRSIEHITSILNASNQIGEHRHVELLVKSNNLVVMSNVVYQFVIEVLSNKKFRQCENSKWPKATRLSKMLNGSVQLIPYKGNEKVSTLVNEVWGQVENLSELDVDVFDSLCHLFLEKTSYVKDSIEIRLDDLLNIRGLKPKLGGNGRRGGYDKRQREQVLNALSIIQSLWIHIEHVVVYEQGRPIKKSIEGRAFHFKDLNGNKCRFNESEMQNRFLLTIGEVLEIFLEGSGRQVKLLPIQAIEYNPYQRSWEKKIIRYLSWRWRTQARKASYLQPHKISTLLEKLGVPLKSETPSRIRDRFEKALDILVDDGVITYWQYDSWDEDVVTKKGWLRIWQETTVIIAPPDDIIKHYQPLVRNKAANDKRNLTSLSGRGEVNAEIGKEFKKKRVELGLTLQQVSHEIDISTSYLSNIERGRATPSYNLYNRIRDWVN, translated from the coding sequence GTGTACGGTATCCTTTCAAATGAAAATGATAGAAAAAATAACACTGAAATTTTAGCAAGTAAAATTAATGATTTCCAAATTATTGTACTGTATGATCGTCAACCAAATCATTTCGATTTTAATTATTTAGTAAACTTTCCATCTGAAAATTTAAAAAGAAAACTAGAAAGTAACATTATTTTACCTAGCATTAACATTAAATCCGAAACATTTATTGTATGGCAGGAAGCTTACGAAGAGAACATAGATTTATTTTATAATCTAAGAATTAATGCTAGAAATGAAATGTTGCGGAGAATAACAGAATTTATGGTAGCTAAATTTTTCAGTACTAATGAAAATTACCTCAACCCTCTACTCAAAAATAAACCGACATTAAAATGGGACATGTTAAATAAATTATTTGTTAAATATGAAACTATGTTAAGTAATAACACTCGATTAAATGATGAAAAATCTTGGGAAGGATTTAGTGAATGGTTTAAAGATTATTTACTGTATAATGTTATTGATGAAATGATTCAAATGTTTGGATATGAATGGTTAGCAACAATTGATCGAGAAGAGTTAAATCAGCTGTTTTTTCAAAAAATGAATAAAAACTTTTCCGCTAATAATAGCTTTATGAATGAATTTACAAATGTTGTAAATTTATATACAGAAAAATGGATTTCTGAAACGGTAATTATGTCTGAATTAGAGAACAGATCAATAGAACATATAACTAGTATATTGAATGCCAGTAACCAAATAGGAGAACACCGGCATGTTGAATTGCTTGTGAAAAGTAACAATCTGGTTGTGATGAGCAATGTCGTTTATCAGTTCGTTATCGAAGTGCTTTCCAATAAGAAGTTTAGACAATGCGAAAATAGTAAATGGCCTAAGGCAACTAGACTTAGTAAAATGTTAAATGGATCCGTGCAGCTAATACCCTATAAGGGAAATGAGAAAGTGTCTACATTGGTGAATGAAGTTTGGGGACAAGTTGAAAATTTGTCTGAGTTAGACGTAGATGTTTTTGATTCATTATGTCATTTGTTTTTGGAAAAAACTTCATATGTTAAAGATAGTATAGAAATTCGATTGGATGATTTATTAAACATTCGCGGTTTGAAACCAAAGTTGGGAGGCAATGGAAGAAGAGGAGGATACGATAAAAGGCAACGAGAACAAGTGTTGAATGCGCTTTCGATTATTCAGAGCCTGTGGATTCATATAGAACATGTTGTTGTCTATGAACAAGGAAGACCAATAAAAAAGTCTATTGAAGGTCGTGCATTTCATTTTAAGGATTTAAATGGAAATAAATGCCGATTTAACGAATCAGAAATGCAGAATAGATTTTTATTAACTATTGGAGAAGTGTTAGAAATCTTTTTAGAAGGTTCGGGAAGACAAGTGAAATTGTTACCGATTCAAGCAATAGAATATAATCCGTATCAAAGAAGTTGGGAGAAAAAAATTATTCGTTATTTAAGCTGGCGCTGGAGGACACAAGCACGTAAAGCAAGCTATCTCCAACCACATAAAATAAGTACATTATTGGAAAAGTTAGGTGTTCCACTTAAATCGGAGACACCATCACGAATTAGAGATAGATTTGAAAAAGCTCTCGATATATTAGTAGATGATGGTGTAATTACTTATTGGCAATACGATAGTTGGGATGAGGACGTCGTGACGAAAAAGGGATGGCTTAGGATTTGGCAAGAAACTACTGTCATTATTGCGCCTCCTGACGATATTATCAAACATTATCAGCCGTTAGTCAGAAATAAAGCTGCTAATGACAAAAGGAACTTAACCTCATTATCCGGGAGGGGAGAAGTCAATGCAGAAATTGGAAAAGAATTTAAAAAGAAACGTGTAGAATTAGGACTTACACTACAACAAGTATCCCATGAAATAGATATTTCAACCTCTTATTTAAGCAATATTGAGAGGGGAAGAGCTACACCTTCCTATAATTTATATAATCGAATAAGAGATTGGGTTAATTAA
- a CDS encoding IS3 family transposase (programmed frameshift), which yields MSKIIFNEIQRKQLESNPNVASVSDRAIQYNAEFKIRAVKENMNGKGPTQIFMENGFNLDVIGAKKAQSAISRWKNTYKTLGEQGFLEERRGKGGTGRPSTKVISSEKKLEKAEARIKYLEAELELPKKARGTRKAGEEVILAPREKYALINEVIRKYQLKNMTRYLCALTCVSRSGYYAWLQNSEKHAIREEQDYQDYLLLRCIYDAFKGKIGYRGLYMALEELVVTPMNHKKILRLMRKYNFFAKVRRANPYKYIAKATQAHRTVPNHLNRAFNQDEPGKVYLTDITYLQYRNGQTAYLSCIKDVATREIVAYELSTSLKMGLVYRTLDKLEETLDGNIHPEAMIHSDQGVHYTHPEYQGRVKKIGLLQSMSRRGNCLDNAPMESFFGHFKDEVDYEEACNLRELREMIDEYLEHYNTTRKQWTLKKMTPAQYRSHLIAA from the exons ATGAGTAAAATAATTTTCAACGAAATTCAAAGAAAGCAACTAGAATCAAATCCAAATGTCGCCTCTGTATCAGATCGTGCCATTCAATATAATGCGGAATTTAAAATACGTGCCGTCAAAGAAAATATGAACGGTAAGGGACCGACTCAGATTTTCATGGAGAATGGATTTAACTTGGATGTGATTGGAGCTAAAAAAGCCCAATCGGCAATAAGTCGTTGGAAAAACACTTATAAAACATTGGGGGAACAAGGTTTTTTAGAAGAGCGTCGGGGGAAAGGCGGCACAGGTCGCCCTTCCACAAAAGTTATATCATCTGAGAAGAAATTAGAAAAAGCTGAAGCCCGTATAAAGTATTTAGAAGCTGAATTAGAATTAC CTAAAAAAGCTAGAGGAACTCGAAAGGCAGGTGAAGAAGTAATTTTAGCACCCCGCGAAAAATACGCATTGATTAACGAGGTCATTCGGAAATATCAACTAAAGAATATGACGCGTTACCTTTGTGCTTTAACATGTGTAAGTAGAAGTGGATACTATGCCTGGCTTCAAAATTCGGAGAAACATGCGATTCGTGAAGAGCAAGATTATCAAGATTATTTATTACTAAGATGCATTTATGATGCATTCAAAGGGAAAATTGGGTATCGAGGACTTTACATGGCATTGGAAGAACTAGTGGTGACACCGATGAATCACAAAAAGATTCTCCGCTTAATGAGAAAGTATAATTTCTTTGCGAAAGTGCGTCGAGCAAACCCATATAAATATATTGCGAAAGCAACACAGGCACATCGTACGGTTCCTAACCATTTGAATCGAGCATTCAATCAAGATGAGCCCGGAAAAGTATATTTAACTGATATTACTTATTTACAGTACCGTAATGGTCAAACAGCTTATTTATCTTGTATCAAAGATGTAGCAACCAGGGAAATCGTCGCTTATGAACTTTCGACTAGCTTGAAAATGGGATTGGTTTATCGCACATTAGATAAATTAGAAGAGACATTAGACGGAAATATTCACCCAGAAGCAATGATCCATTCAGATCAAGGTGTCCATTATACACATCCAGAGTATCAAGGACGCGTTAAGAAAATAGGCTTACTTCAGTCGATGTCACGTCGAGGAAACTGTTTAGATAACGCACCAATGGAGTCTTTCTTTGGGCATTTTAAAGATGAAGTAGATTATGAGGAAGCATGTAATTTACGTGAATTAAGGGAAATGATAGACGAATACTTGGAGCATTATAATACGACGCGCAAACAATGGACGTTAAAAAAGATGACTCCGGCACAATACCGAAGTCACCTAATTGCAGCCTAG